In Planctomycetia bacterium, the following proteins share a genomic window:
- a CDS encoding DUF2357 domain-containing protein — MGSMPILGSDGIGAKAAELISQHAESINEITFPRQKGGRRPQRAEGLTVCAWSDFDQLFWLRDKEDLGPLRMIVRIAEACRGPLEDICSRPRKALRRIRSLERLDRVQQMDEACLRWFVRQPGRTILQKAGPRQRVLCVIRQDTADTPENRVVHDFLRRCLRECNAYLHECASHLKNAVSRPYRVLLVLRFRSLLQSWLSRSEISRVPLPTGVPRANYVLQYDERYGQIWNWYERLRRKQLSEDEMWRWQHRTWAEHVSLSILHVLSSLQEGGPRYEGRVLLRSDPDCGRFFDSRSSVGTWIYRGNELLLVEAIQGDQLPLATTFSPELEPLLTLGCDLLIIVRSPLRRSPVRVLAIWTSLRGFGDDPNSVSVDWGRALPSTLFSPTTLRITPLLIVPRTSDGNDDQIPRQGRATYLGMTMVNIELPIPVAAHLDWLLGQLVPWLQSGSFE, encoded by the coding sequence GTGGGTTCGATGCCAATCCTCGGATCAGACGGAATTGGGGCCAAGGCAGCGGAGCTGATCTCCCAGCATGCCGAGTCGATCAATGAGATCACCTTTCCGCGACAAAAAGGGGGGCGACGCCCACAGCGCGCTGAAGGCTTAACCGTCTGCGCCTGGAGCGATTTCGATCAGCTCTTTTGGTTGCGCGACAAGGAAGATCTCGGACCGCTTCGCATGATTGTGCGCATCGCCGAAGCGTGTCGGGGCCCCTTGGAGGATATCTGCTCTCGCCCTCGAAAAGCCCTGCGTCGAATTCGATCTCTAGAACGGCTCGATCGCGTCCAGCAAATGGACGAGGCTTGCCTGCGATGGTTTGTGCGCCAACCCGGTCGGACCATTCTCCAAAAGGCCGGCCCACGGCAGAGAGTCCTATGCGTTATTCGACAGGATACTGCCGATACGCCGGAAAACCGTGTCGTACATGACTTTCTTCGGCGATGTCTTCGCGAGTGTAACGCATATCTTCACGAGTGTGCATCCCACCTCAAGAACGCGGTATCAAGACCCTACCGCGTTCTGCTCGTCTTGCGTTTTAGATCGTTACTGCAGAGTTGGCTATCGCGTTCCGAAATCTCGCGCGTCCCACTCCCTACCGGAGTTCCACGAGCCAACTACGTCCTGCAATATGACGAGCGCTACGGACAAATCTGGAACTGGTACGAGCGTCTACGGCGCAAGCAACTTTCCGAGGATGAGATGTGGCGATGGCAACACCGAACCTGGGCGGAGCACGTTTCGCTCTCAATCCTACACGTTCTCAGCAGTCTTCAGGAGGGCGGCCCTCGGTACGAAGGGCGTGTGCTTCTGAGATCCGACCCCGACTGTGGGAGGTTTTTCGATTCGCGTTCATCGGTTGGCACCTGGATCTATCGGGGAAATGAATTGCTTCTTGTTGAAGCAATTCAGGGTGATCAGTTACCTCTCGCTACCACGTTTTCCCCGGAATTAGAGCCCTTACTCACTTTGGGTTGCGATCTTCTCATTATTGTGCGGTCCCCTCTCCGGCGTTCGCCTGTGCGCGTTCTCGCAATCTGGACATCACTGCGTGGCTTCGGTGACGACCCGAATTCGGTTTCTGTGGATTGGGGTCGGGCACTCCCCTCAACCCTTTTCTCGCCAACGACTCTTCGCATTACTCCGCTCCTCATCGTGCCGCGTACCTCAGATGGTAATGACGATCAGATTCCGAGGCAGGGCCGAGCCACATATCTCGGAATGACAATGGTCAACATCGAGCTCCCAATTCCCGTCGCGGCACACTTGGATTGGCTTCTGGGTCAGTTAGTGCCATGGCTTCAATCCGGGAGCTTTGAATGA